The Megalobrama amblycephala isolate DHTTF-2021 unplaced genomic scaffold, ASM1881202v1 scaffold201, whole genome shotgun sequence genome contains a region encoding:
- the LOC125260959 gene encoding gastrula zinc finger protein XlCGF8.2DB-like — translation MEANEVRHHHFTNEDENAVSKTEKNFTQQPAGKTGVKGSLTCSECGKSYTRKKGLKRHMQIHPGENLFTCTQCKKSFSYKGDLKNHMRIHTGEKPFTCTQCGKSFSYKGDLNNHMRIHTGEKPFTCTQCGKSFNRKSTLGNHLHTHSGVKSFSCDQCDKTFVFSSGLKRHLKVHAAVKPHFCSFCGKSFSILQFLKEHERIHTGVRPYMCFDCGKSFTKSGTLKTHQRIHTGEKPYQCSSCGKSYARISSLQTHKKKQCPKLSK, via the coding sequence ATGGAAGCGAATGAAGTCCGACATCATCATTTCACAAATGAAGATGAAAACGCTGTTTCAAAGACTGAGAAGAATTTCACACAACAACCAGCTGGAAAAACTGGAGTCAAAGGATCTTTGACTTGCtctgagtgtggaaagagttacaCACGTAAAAAAGGCCTTAAGAGACACATGCAAATTCACCCTGGAGAGAATCTGTTCACATGCACTCAGTGCAAAAAGAGTTTCAGTTACAAAGGAGACCTAAAaaatcacatgagaattcacactggagaaaaaccgttcacatgcactcagtgtggaaagagtttcagttaCAAAGGAGACCTAAATaatcacatgagaattcacactggagaaaaaccgttcacatgcactcagtgtggaaagagtttcaatcgCAAAAGCACTCTTGGAAATCATCTGCACACTCACTCTGGAGTGAAGTCATTCAGCTGTGATCAGTGtgataaaacatttgttttttcatCAGGCTTAAAAAGACACCTTAAAGTTCATGCTGCTGTGAAGCCTCacttttgttctttttgtggaaagagtttttcaatactgcagtttttaaaagagCATGAGCGTATTCATACTGGTGTGAGACCTTATATGTGCTTtgactgtgggaagagctttactAAATCGGGCACCTTAAAAACACACcagagaattcatactggagagaagccgtaccaGTGCTCTTCATGTGGGAAGAGTTATGCCCGTATATCTAGTCTACAGACTCATAAGAAAAAGCAATGTCCGAAGTTGTCTAAGTGA